One segment of Chloracidobacterium sp. DNA contains the following:
- a CDS encoding caspase family protein, with the protein MAVRWESLRSGVFLAAVAAALVWATAWPVATEAVGQKKRRTRSGQRVRQVLPPSEEASVPASERRVALVIGNGAYRGARPLANPGNDARAMAGVLRELGFEVLGTGGGGYVDLDAGGLWWRR; encoded by the coding sequence ATGGCAGTGAGATGGGAGAGTCTGCGCAGCGGCGTGTTTTTGGCGGCGGTGGCGGCGGCGCTGGTGTGGGCGACGGCGTGGCCGGTGGCGACGGAGGCGGTTGGGCAAAAGAAGCGCCGGACGCGGAGCGGGCAGCGGGTGCGGCAGGTGCTGCCGCCGTCGGAGGAAGCGAGCGTGCCAGCGAGTGAGCGGCGGGTGGCGCTGGTGATTGGGAACGGGGCGTATCGGGGGGCGCGGCCGTTGGCGAATCCGGGGAATGACGCGCGGGCGATGGCTGGGGTGCTGCGGGAGCTGGGGTTTGAGGTGCTGGGTACCGGCGGTGGCGGGTACGTGGATTTGGACGCAGGCGGATTATGGTGGAGGCGGTGA